From Humisphaera borealis, the proteins below share one genomic window:
- a CDS encoding PQQ-dependent sugar dehydrogenase, producing MSHFATGAQTGHKVVESLEPRRLFAAAAGFADTLFATGLSQPTAFAFAPDGRLFVAQQGGALRVIKDGATLADPALLLDVDSQGERGLIGVALDPSFSQNGLIYLHYTTETPTVHNRVSRFTVAGDTVEPASEQVLIDLPTLSGATNHNGGAIHFGTDGKLYIGVGDNADPANAQPLDSLLGKILRLNADGSIPDDNPFRALQGAQEAIWARGLRNPYTFAVRSDGRIHINDVGQSSFEEINLGVAGGNYGWPITEGKRGAGQDVPDGYVDPLFAYDRSGGPVSGPSIAGGAFYEPPITATVSFPASMTGDYLFADWGSGFVKSFDIATRKVSPVASGLSGPLDIAVGPDGAAYVLEYHAGQVTRIAASPPDLAIALTQGPSSTSPIQLDRDVVKVRVENAGTVAVNERLTVRLRLTDPSGIEPPSDVLAQTTRRFALKPGGGVNLNLRYAYPLAVAGERTVEIELLGVTGDAADANTVNNLATAGPLQIAAATVDLSPAFRQQSVTAAAGARLPALTLDLRNLGTVAFSGRAEVAFSITPQGGGEATPIKTVATRKVIPGQSDKPLRVRLQLPAGLASGVYELSAKVTAAEPGIGEDLSNDSAGIPVTIN from the coding sequence ATGTCTCATTTTGCTACGGGAGCCCAAACAGGCCACAAGGTCGTTGAGAGCCTGGAACCCAGACGTCTCTTTGCTGCCGCCGCCGGCTTTGCCGACACCCTTTTTGCCACCGGCTTAAGCCAGCCGACGGCGTTTGCGTTCGCGCCCGACGGTCGGCTGTTCGTCGCCCAGCAGGGGGGTGCTCTGCGGGTCATCAAAGATGGCGCAACCCTTGCCGATCCTGCCCTTCTGCTCGACGTCGACAGCCAGGGCGAACGCGGGCTCATTGGGGTGGCGCTCGATCCTTCCTTTTCCCAGAACGGCCTGATCTACCTTCACTACACCACCGAAACCCCGACCGTTCACAATCGGGTGAGCCGGTTTACCGTCGCCGGCGACACGGTCGAACCAGCTTCCGAGCAAGTGCTGATCGATCTGCCCACCCTGAGTGGTGCGACCAACCACAACGGTGGCGCAATCCACTTCGGGACCGACGGCAAACTCTACATTGGCGTCGGCGACAATGCCGACCCGGCCAACGCGCAGCCGCTCGACAGCCTGCTCGGCAAGATCCTCCGCCTGAATGCCGACGGCTCGATCCCCGACGACAACCCGTTCCGAGCCCTTCAGGGCGCGCAGGAGGCGATCTGGGCCCGCGGCCTTCGCAACCCGTACACGTTCGCCGTCCGCTCCGACGGCCGGATCCACATCAACGACGTCGGGCAGAGTTCCTTCGAAGAGATCAACCTTGGCGTCGCCGGCGGCAACTACGGCTGGCCGATCACCGAGGGCAAACGCGGAGCCGGTCAGGACGTACCGGACGGCTACGTCGATCCGCTGTTCGCCTACGACCGCAGCGGCGGGCCGGTCTCAGGACCATCGATCGCCGGCGGCGCGTTCTATGAACCTCCGATCACGGCGACGGTATCCTTCCCGGCATCGATGACCGGCGACTACCTTTTCGCCGACTGGGGCTCCGGCTTCGTCAAGTCGTTTGACATCGCTACGCGAAAGGTGTCGCCGGTCGCCTCCGGACTGAGCGGCCCGCTCGACATCGCCGTCGGCCCGGACGGTGCCGCGTACGTGCTCGAATACCACGCCGGCCAGGTCACACGCATTGCCGCGTCGCCACCCGACCTGGCGATCGCCCTGACCCAGGGACCTTCGTCCACCAGTCCAATCCAGCTCGACCGCGACGTCGTGAAAGTCCGTGTCGAGAATGCCGGTACCGTCGCGGTCAACGAACGCCTGACCGTCCGGCTGCGCCTGACGGATCCTTCGGGCATCGAACCTCCGTCAGACGTTCTTGCCCAAACCACGCGCCGCTTCGCGCTGAAGCCGGGTGGCGGTGTCAATCTCAACCTTCGATACGCCTACCCGCTGGCGGTGGCCGGCGAGCGGACGGTCGAGATCGAACTGCTTGGTGTCACCGGCGACGCTGCCGATGCCAATACCGTCAACAATCTCGCCACTGCCGGCCCGTTGCAGATCGCGGCCGCAACCGTCGATCTCTCGCCGGCCTTCCGGCAACAGTCCGTCACGGCGGCCGCGGGTGCCCGGCTGCCCGCGCTGACGCTCGACCTGCGAAACCTCGGCACCGTCGCGTTTTCCGGCAGGGCCGAGGTCGCGTTTTCCATCACGCCACAAGGCGGCGGCGAGGCGACGCCGATCAAGACGGTGGCGACTCGAAAGGTCATACCCGGCCAGTCCGATAAGCCTTTGCGCGTCCGGCTCCAACTGCCCGCCGGGCTTGCCTCGGGCGTCTACGAGTTGTCGGCAAAGGTGACTGCCGCCGAACCCGGCATCGGCGAAGACCTTTCGAACGACTCGGCGGGCATCCCGGTGACGATCAACTGA
- a CDS encoding C2 family cysteine protease, with the protein MDRSNRHGAASVETLERRMLLAAQPFAITEASISGGIELRVIGTDAGDRLDVSQSGLVLTLTNGSWSKTYSKSFKSLYIDGGNGNDLITLDPSVMIDAIIKGAAGNDSLSGGSGHDRIYGGTGTNMLYGANGDDILVSVGGANNDRLIGGLDNDSYWLDTDAAEVITDVSPAETAGGAVHRISEFSNSKATETTLKKVKTVKQIANKAGKLKNKTVVEMVQTTKVIPATKELLGQQLVDPTFTRAATGYTNFADHMLFPDGGPKLTDIQQGQIGSCYFLSVLSSIAKTNPGWLKQTIVDLGDGTYCVQFTKGTTKAYVRVDADLPTATGGGLAYVNFGAQGSLWVALIEKAWASFRTNAASYASIDGGWMDESYRALGMGATNVMSGTAAQILAGMAAALDAGKSVTFAVATPPSGSNLVGMHAYTVDRVNLGSDGKPVSVRLRNPWGVDAYTCTDGLNDGYVTISADQTAKALLGYAIGTY; encoded by the coding sequence ATGGATCGGTCGAATCGCCATGGTGCTGCCTCTGTTGAGACGCTCGAGCGTCGAATGCTCCTCGCGGCCCAGCCGTTTGCGATTACCGAGGCGTCCATCAGCGGCGGCATCGAGCTGCGGGTCATCGGCACCGACGCCGGCGACCGCCTCGACGTCAGCCAGTCCGGGCTCGTGCTGACCCTCACCAACGGCTCCTGGTCCAAAACCTACAGCAAGAGCTTCAAAAGTCTCTACATCGACGGTGGCAACGGCAACGACCTGATCACGCTCGATCCGAGCGTCATGATCGACGCCATCATCAAGGGTGCTGCCGGCAACGATTCTCTCAGCGGCGGCTCCGGCCACGACCGGATCTACGGCGGCACCGGCACCAACATGCTCTACGGTGCCAATGGCGACGACATCCTCGTCTCCGTCGGCGGTGCCAACAACGACCGGCTCATCGGGGGCCTCGACAACGACAGCTACTGGCTCGATACCGACGCCGCCGAGGTCATCACCGACGTCAGCCCCGCCGAGACCGCCGGCGGTGCGGTCCACCGCATCTCCGAGTTCTCCAACAGCAAGGCAACCGAGACCACACTCAAAAAGGTCAAGACGGTCAAGCAGATCGCCAACAAGGCCGGCAAACTCAAGAACAAGACCGTCGTCGAGATGGTGCAGACCACCAAGGTGATCCCGGCGACCAAGGAACTGCTCGGACAGCAGTTAGTCGACCCCACCTTCACCCGCGCCGCCACCGGCTACACCAACTTCGCCGACCACATGCTGTTCCCCGACGGCGGCCCGAAGTTGACCGACATTCAGCAGGGCCAGATCGGCAGCTGCTACTTCCTTTCGGTCCTGTCCTCCATCGCCAAGACCAATCCCGGCTGGCTCAAGCAGACCATCGTCGATCTTGGCGACGGCACCTATTGCGTGCAGTTCACCAAGGGGACAACCAAGGCCTACGTCCGCGTGGACGCCGACCTGCCGACCGCCACCGGCGGCGGACTGGCGTATGTCAATTTCGGCGCTCAGGGCTCGCTCTGGGTCGCACTGATCGAAAAAGCCTGGGCCTCCTTCCGAACTAACGCCGCCAGCTACGCGTCCATCGACGGCGGCTGGATGGACGAGTCCTATCGCGCCCTGGGCATGGGCGCGACGAACGTGATGAGCGGCACCGCCGCACAGATCCTGGCCGGCATGGCGGCGGCCCTGGACGCCGGCAAATCGGTCACGTTCGCCGTCGCCACGCCACCCTCCGGTAGCAACCTGGTTGGCATGCACGCCTACACCGTGGACCGGGTGAACCTCGGCTCCGACGGCAAGCCCGTCAGCGTTCGCCTGCGAAACCCGTGGGGCGTTGACGCCTACACCTGCACCGACGGCCTGAACGACGGTTACGTCACAATCTCCGCCGACCAGACCGCCAAAGCCCTGCTCGGCTACGCGATCGGTACCTACTGA
- a CDS encoding flagellin N-terminal helical domain-containing protein translates to MSRINTNVTSLIAQRVLKKNNDQLNSSLERLSTGVRINSGKDNPAGLIASEILRGEKAGISTAIENAGRASNILGTAEGGLTEVSSLVTELQGLVNQTANSSGLSAEERQANQLQVDSILGTINRISDNTSFAGAKLLNGNYDYSTSGAATSAFGSIQVNSAQIPGGATQSVTVSVSNSATQGKVTFTGSGLTASGTTLEVAGANGTQQLSFAGSASITDIATAINAISSVTGVTASAGGTTLTFAASEYGSSNFVSVRSVAGQALTINGGTNGKASGTDAAVTINGAAATVSGLDVTYRSSSLDVEFQLTSNGYNGATTAGLNNGNSKTFGITGGGAKFSLGSKVNENGKANIGIKSVSSSSLGNGVVGFLSSIGSGGANSLSSVDLSGAQKIIDAAAKQVSSLRGRLGAFQRFTIGSTVNSLGVAFENASAAESAIRDTDFASETASLTRSQILSQSATQILAQANSAPQAALSLLR, encoded by the coding sequence ATGAGCAGAATTAACACCAACGTCACGTCGCTGATCGCTCAGCGCGTGTTGAAGAAGAACAACGACCAGCTTAACTCGAGCCTTGAACGGCTCAGCACCGGTGTCCGCATCAACAGCGGCAAGGACAACCCCGCCGGCCTTATCGCCAGCGAAATCCTTCGCGGTGAAAAGGCGGGCATCTCGACCGCAATCGAGAACGCCGGCCGCGCCAGCAACATCCTTGGTACCGCCGAGGGTGGTCTGACGGAAGTCAGCTCCCTGGTGACCGAACTGCAGGGCCTGGTCAACCAGACCGCCAACAGCTCAGGCCTCAGCGCTGAGGAACGTCAGGCAAACCAGCTCCAGGTCGACTCGATCCTGGGCACCATCAACCGTATCTCCGATAACACCAGCTTCGCCGGCGCCAAGCTGTTGAACGGCAACTACGACTACTCGACCAGCGGCGCGGCCACCAGCGCCTTCGGGTCGATCCAGGTCAACTCCGCCCAGATTCCGGGTGGAGCGACCCAGAGCGTGACGGTCTCCGTCAGCAACAGCGCCACCCAGGGCAAGGTGACCTTCACCGGCTCAGGGCTGACCGCCAGCGGCACCACGCTCGAAGTTGCCGGTGCCAACGGCACCCAGCAGCTCAGCTTTGCCGGCAGCGCCAGCATCACCGACATCGCCACCGCCATCAACGCGATCTCTTCGGTGACCGGAGTAACCGCGTCGGCGGGCGGCACGACACTAACGTTTGCGGCCTCGGAGTATGGCAGCTCCAACTTTGTTTCCGTCCGCTCCGTCGCGGGGCAGGCGTTGACGATCAACGGCGGCACCAACGGCAAAGCCAGCGGCACCGATGCGGCCGTTACCATCAACGGTGCAGCGGCGACCGTCAGCGGCCTGGACGTCACCTACCGCTCGTCGTCGCTGGATGTCGAATTCCAGCTTACGAGCAACGGTTACAATGGTGCGACGACCGCCGGTTTGAACAACGGAAACAGCAAAACCTTCGGTATCACTGGGGGTGGCGCGAAGTTCAGCCTCGGCTCCAAGGTCAACGAGAACGGCAAGGCCAACATCGGCATCAAGTCGGTGTCAAGCTCCAGCCTCGGCAACGGTGTCGTTGGCTTCCTCAGCTCGATCGGCAGCGGCGGGGCGAACAGCCTCAGCTCCGTCGACCTTTCGGGTGCACAGAAGATCATCGATGCCGCGGCGAAGCAGGTCAGCAGCCTTCGCGGCCGGCTGGGCGCCTTCCAGCGGTTCACGATCGGTTCGACGGTGAACTCGCTCGGCGTCGCGTTCGAAAACGCGTCGGCCGCAGAAAGCGCCATCCGCGACACCGACTTCGCGTCCGAAACTGCGTCGCTCACGCGGTCGCAGATTCTGTCGCAGTCGGCGACTCAGATTCTCGCACAGGCGAACTCGGCCCCTCAGGCCGCCCTCAGCCTGTTGCGGTAA
- a CDS encoding flagellin N-terminal helical domain-containing protein — translation MARINTNVASLTAQRGLQRSQKQLGSTLQRLSTGLRINRGADDPAGLIASEGLRSEISGINQAIDNSQRASNVISTAEGSLNEVASLLLNIKSLVVQAANTGALSPEEIQANQLQVDSAVQSITRIANTTTFAGLKLINGSLDYVTSGVSGSAVTSLEISQANFGTRASIPVQVDVITSAKTAELQFRGSAIASGVTLEIGGVEGVQVLQFTAGTKTSAIAYAVNTLTDATGVTAGYITASAATSGITFNSIGYGSRQFVSVTAQSGVFGTVDSAGNSKARDIGQDVAATVNGALTVGDGLNLKLNTSSLEMSMTIDETFGIGQTSFAITGGGALFQLGAKVTSNQQVNVGIQSVAASKLGSKTVGFLNDVVTGGTSTLVGGNSADASKILETAIRQVAVLRGRLGAFEKNTLDTNINSLNIAMENVTASESSIRDADFAAETAALTRSQILTQAGTSVLATANATPQQVLSLLQ, via the coding sequence ATGGCCCGCATCAATACGAACGTCGCCTCACTCACCGCGCAGCGTGGTCTGCAGCGGTCCCAGAAGCAGTTGGGTTCGACGCTTCAGCGCCTGTCTACGGGCTTACGCATCAACCGCGGGGCGGACGACCCCGCGGGTCTCATCGCAAGTGAAGGCCTTCGCAGCGAGATTTCAGGCATCAACCAAGCCATCGATAACTCGCAGCGCGCAAGCAATGTCATCAGCACGGCCGAAGGCTCCCTCAATGAGGTTGCCTCACTCCTGCTGAACATCAAGAGCCTGGTCGTCCAGGCCGCCAACACCGGCGCACTGTCGCCGGAAGAGATCCAGGCCAATCAGCTGCAGGTGGACTCGGCCGTCCAGAGCATCACCCGCATCGCGAACACCACCACGTTCGCGGGGCTCAAGCTGATCAACGGCAGTCTCGACTACGTCACCAGCGGTGTCAGCGGCTCGGCCGTCACGTCGCTGGAGATCAGCCAGGCCAACTTCGGCACCCGCGCCAGCATCCCGGTGCAGGTGGATGTCATCACCAGCGCCAAGACGGCGGAACTTCAGTTCCGCGGCTCGGCGATTGCCAGCGGTGTCACGCTGGAGATCGGCGGCGTCGAAGGGGTGCAGGTCCTGCAGTTCACTGCCGGCACCAAAACCTCTGCGATCGCCTACGCAGTGAACACCCTGACCGACGCTACCGGCGTCACGGCCGGGTACATCACCGCTTCGGCGGCGACGAGCGGGATCACCTTTAACTCGATTGGGTACGGATCTCGGCAGTTCGTCTCCGTGACTGCACAAAGCGGCGTGTTCGGAACGGTCGATAGCGCGGGCAATAGCAAGGCTCGTGACATCGGGCAGGACGTCGCCGCGACGGTCAACGGCGCGCTCACCGTCGGCGACGGGTTGAACCTCAAGCTCAACACGTCGTCGCTCGAGATGAGCATGACCATCGACGAAACGTTCGGCATCGGCCAGACGTCGTTCGCGATCACCGGCGGCGGTGCGTTGTTCCAGCTGGGTGCGAAGGTGACTTCGAACCAGCAGGTCAACGTCGGCATTCAGTCGGTCGCCGCGAGCAAGCTGGGAAGCAAGACGGTCGGCTTCCTGAACGACGTCGTGACCGGTGGCACGTCGACGCTGGTCGGCGGAAACTCGGCCGATGCGAGCAAGATTCTCGAGACCGCGATCCGACAGGTCGCGGTGCTTCGAGGGCGTCTGGGCGCGTTCGAGAAGAACACGCTCGACACCAATATCAACTCGCTGAACATCGCGATGGAGAACGTCACGGCGAGCGAAAGCTCGATCCGCGACGCTGACTTCGCCGCCGAAACCGCGGCCCTGACACGGTCGCAGATCCTCACCCAGGCCGGCACCAGCGTGTTGGCCACGGCCAACGCGACGCCGCAGCAGGTCCTGTCGCTGCTGCAGTAG
- the csrA gene encoding carbon storage regulator CsrA — translation MLVLSRQRDETIMIGDDIEVTVVDIRGDKVRLGITAPREISVHRKEVYDAIRRENRAAAQVKPEDIPGIARLGKKPPEEGPDKKQ, via the coding sequence ATGCTGGTGCTATCCCGTCAGCGGGATGAGACGATCATGATCGGAGACGACATCGAGGTAACCGTGGTGGACATCCGCGGAGACAAGGTGCGTCTGGGAATCACGGCCCCGCGGGAGATCAGCGTACACCGTAAAGAAGTGTACGACGCGATCCGCCGCGAGAACCGTGCGGCCGCCCAGGTGAAGCCGGAAGACATTCCGGGCATCGCAAGGCTGGGCAAGAAGCCGCCGGAGGAGGGGCCGGATAAGAAGCAATGA
- the fliW gene encoding flagellar assembly protein FliW, which translates to MEILSSRFGRLSVDDDRIISFPNGLLGFPEHRQFALIQTSQENYFFWLQSVDDSTLAFVVTDPSIFFKDYEVPIREETREELSISDTGTIQSFVICNKVGEWLTGNLLGPIVVNAENRLAQQVVLTEKKWTTRQPLLKLHADVPLAKSA; encoded by the coding sequence ATGGAGATCCTCAGTTCGCGATTCGGACGGTTGTCGGTGGACGACGACCGCATCATCAGTTTCCCCAACGGGCTGCTCGGCTTTCCCGAGCATCGCCAGTTCGCCCTGATCCAGACCAGTCAGGAGAACTACTTCTTCTGGCTGCAGTCGGTGGACGATTCGACGCTGGCATTTGTCGTGACCGATCCGAGCATCTTCTTCAAGGACTATGAAGTCCCGATTCGCGAGGAAACGCGCGAGGAGTTGAGCATTTCGGACACGGGGACGATTCAGTCCTTTGTCATCTGCAACAAGGTCGGCGAATGGCTTACGGGCAACCTGCTCGGGCCGATCGTCGTCAACGCCGAGAACCGCCTGGCACAGCAGGTGGTGCTCACCGAAAAGAAGTGGACGACCCGGCAGCCGCTGCTGAAGCTGCACGCCGACGTTCCGCTGGCCAAGTCGGCCTGA
- the flgL gene encoding flagellar hook-associated protein FlgL, which produces MSVLPLNLARVSNLTRSSLVTSSVSRTQAQLAQVQNELTTGKRLNRPSDDPGDSSAAIQLQKVLEQRKAYADNIDAAKGQLSEVDSTLGDLSALLQQAQTIASANVGSDVTPDARKSAAAVVQSIYQQAVSLGNKQFNGVYLFGGDKATEPPFEVGENGGVKFVGSGTTLLNRVDENASLSFMANGAEVFGATSTRITGTADLTPGVTAATRLSDLRGAANEGVKSGSIVVGNGTISTTVDLSHADTLGDVVTAINAAAVGGITAAIGGGNLVLTGGGGDNITVNEVSGGSMASQLGILTTTGSGAGVPVTGTATQPLVTDLTPLTALNGGAGIDVASGLTITSGTKTVTVNFTSPPLRLGATVGDLLNAINDSGADVTARINAAGTGIDIINPNQGAQMTVSENGGTTAADLGVRSLNATTPLSELNFGKGVKTVAGDDLSITRSDGTNFTVDLDGAATIQDVIDKINTADTLGTMTASVAATGNGIVLTDTAGGVGAPGITALNFSTALKDLGLDVTATGTVLTGRDVNPVAAQGVFANLAALRDALENNDAAAITESGEHLQTDYDRVVRTRGETGARVQEFESRKDRLDDQNIATQALLSELQDTDFTSAIAKFETLQTSLQAAMQAGGRSLSLSLMDFLG; this is translated from the coding sequence ATGTCAGTTCTGCCGCTCAACCTCGCTCGCGTCTCGAACCTGACAAGGAGCAGCCTTGTCACGTCGAGCGTCTCGCGCACGCAGGCTCAGCTTGCGCAGGTTCAGAACGAATTGACGACCGGCAAACGGCTCAATCGGCCGAGCGATGACCCGGGGGATTCGTCCGCGGCAATCCAGCTTCAGAAGGTACTCGAGCAGCGCAAGGCGTACGCCGACAACATCGATGCCGCCAAGGGCCAGCTCTCTGAGGTCGACTCCACGCTGGGCGACCTGAGCGCACTGCTCCAGCAGGCGCAGACGATCGCATCGGCGAACGTGGGATCGGATGTAACGCCCGACGCCCGCAAGTCTGCCGCCGCGGTCGTGCAGAGCATCTACCAACAGGCGGTTTCGCTCGGCAACAAGCAGTTTAACGGCGTCTACCTGTTCGGCGGTGACAAGGCGACCGAGCCCCCGTTCGAAGTTGGCGAGAACGGTGGCGTGAAGTTTGTCGGGTCGGGAACGACGCTCCTCAACCGCGTCGACGAGAACGCAAGCTTGTCGTTCATGGCCAATGGTGCCGAGGTGTTCGGCGCGACCTCGACGCGGATCACCGGCACCGCCGACCTGACCCCCGGCGTGACGGCCGCCACGCGGCTATCCGACCTCCGCGGCGCAGCGAACGAAGGCGTCAAATCTGGATCGATCGTCGTGGGCAACGGGACCATTTCCACAACCGTCGACCTGTCGCACGCCGACACCCTTGGCGATGTCGTGACGGCGATCAACGCAGCGGCGGTGGGCGGAATCACCGCGGCAATCGGCGGCGGCAACCTGGTCCTGACCGGCGGCGGCGGCGACAACATCACCGTCAACGAAGTCAGCGGCGGGTCGATGGCGTCGCAACTCGGCATCCTGACCACCACGGGTAGCGGGGCGGGCGTGCCGGTTACCGGCACCGCCACGCAACCGCTCGTTACCGATCTGACCCCTCTGACCGCCCTCAACGGCGGTGCAGGCATCGACGTGGCAAGTGGTTTGACGATCACCAGCGGCACCAAGACAGTCACAGTCAACTTCACCTCGCCGCCGCTACGCCTGGGCGCGACGGTCGGCGATCTGCTGAACGCGATCAACGATTCGGGGGCCGACGTGACGGCGCGAATCAATGCTGCCGGCACCGGCATCGACATCATCAACCCCAACCAGGGGGCACAGATGACAGTGTCGGAGAACGGCGGCACCACCGCAGCGGACTTGGGCGTGCGCAGCTTGAACGCGACCACCCCACTTTCGGAGCTGAACTTCGGCAAGGGCGTCAAGACCGTCGCCGGCGACGACCTGAGCATTACCCGAAGTGACGGAACGAACTTCACCGTCGATCTCGACGGTGCGGCCACGATCCAGGACGTCATCGACAAGATCAATACCGCCGACACGCTAGGCACGATGACCGCGTCGGTCGCCGCGACCGGCAACGGCATCGTGCTGACCGACACCGCAGGCGGTGTCGGCGCGCCGGGCATTACGGCGTTGAACTTCTCGACCGCGCTCAAAGACCTCGGCCTGGACGTGACGGCGACGGGGACGGTCCTCACAGGCCGTGACGTCAATCCCGTCGCGGCGCAGGGCGTGTTTGCGAACCTGGCCGCTCTTCGTGACGCGCTCGAGAACAACGACGCCGCCGCGATTACCGAAAGCGGCGAGCATTTGCAGACGGACTACGACCGCGTGGTCCGCACCCGGGGCGAAACGGGTGCCCGCGTGCAGGAGTTCGAGTCCCGCAAGGACCGGCTGGACGACCAGAACATTGCCACGCAGGCGCTGCTGTCGGAGCTGCAGGATACGGACTTCACGAGTGCGATCGCGAAGTTCGAGACGCTGCAGACATCGCTTCAGGCTGCGATGCAGGCCGGTGGGCGATCACTGAGCCTGTCGCTGATGGATTTTCTGGGCTAG
- the flgK gene encoding flagellar hook-associated protein FlgK, protein MSLIGSLNIGKQALTAHQAAIQTTGNNISNAGNADYTRQVTDLSASRDQMVRHGIFLGSGVQIDAVRRQIDEALEGRVRAALSENDAAQTQQQWLGQVESVLNELGDTDLSSRMSAFFSSWSNLANKPQDIGLRQVVIQNGQALASWLNDSRGQLDSLQQTIDQRLPALISQADSLSQRIGDLNVQISTVEGGAGQANNLRDQRDAVVRELASLIDVKTVEQPNGTLNVYVGSEPLVLGSETRGLTLVNAGTAEEPLPEVRFKANLGTVSLKSGQIAGLVESRKTVGGVIKDVDAIAGSMIFELNKIHASGQGLEGFASVTASNVVEDPTVALTDPTSGLLQPPANGSVVVHVKDKATGLVTSTLVQIDADGLNGDDTTLDDLRTNLDGIAGVNATISAGKLTIAADSAAVELSFSQDSSGVLASLGVNNFFTGSTARDIKVSQTLADNPQMLAAAKNGQKGDNQTARLIAAMETQPIGAFQGQSLKDKYEGVVTSVATAAGSAKNDAEAAQGILETLQTQRESLSGVSLDEEAVNLMREQRAFQGAARLISTVNELMDLVINMAR, encoded by the coding sequence ATGTCCCTCATCGGTTCCCTCAACATCGGCAAACAGGCACTGACGGCCCACCAGGCCGCCATCCAGACCACCGGCAACAACATCAGCAATGCCGGCAACGCCGATTACACGCGCCAGGTCACGGACCTGTCGGCGTCGCGGGACCAGATGGTGCGGCATGGGATCTTCTTGGGTTCGGGCGTCCAGATCGACGCCGTCCGACGGCAGATTGACGAAGCCCTCGAAGGCCGCGTTCGCGCCGCACTCAGTGAGAACGACGCCGCCCAGACCCAGCAACAGTGGCTCGGGCAGGTGGAATCGGTGCTGAACGAACTCGGCGACACCGACCTGTCGAGCCGCATGTCGGCGTTCTTCTCGAGCTGGTCGAATCTGGCGAACAAGCCGCAGGATATCGGCCTTCGGCAGGTCGTCATTCAAAATGGCCAGGCCCTGGCGAGCTGGTTGAACGACTCTCGCGGCCAACTCGACAGCCTTCAGCAGACGATCGACCAGCGTCTGCCGGCACTGATCAGTCAGGCCGACTCGCTGTCGCAACGGATCGGCGATCTGAACGTGCAGATTTCGACCGTCGAGGGTGGTGCCGGCCAGGCAAACAATCTCCGCGATCAGCGCGATGCGGTTGTGCGTGAGCTGGCCTCGCTGATCGACGTCAAAACCGTCGAACAGCCGAACGGAACATTGAACGTCTATGTCGGTTCCGAGCCGCTGGTGTTGGGCAGCGAAACCCGCGGGCTCACGCTGGTTAACGCCGGCACTGCCGAGGAACCCTTACCGGAAGTTCGGTTCAAGGCGAATCTCGGTACGGTGTCGCTCAAGAGCGGCCAGATCGCTGGTTTGGTCGAGTCGCGGAAGACGGTTGGTGGCGTGATCAAGGATGTCGATGCGATCGCCGGATCGATGATCTTCGAACTGAACAAGATCCACGCTTCGGGCCAGGGTCTTGAAGGTTTCGCTAGCGTGACAGCGAGCAATGTGGTCGAAGACCCGACCGTGGCACTGACCGATCCGACGTCGGGCCTGCTTCAGCCGCCCGCCAATGGCAGCGTCGTCGTCCACGTGAAGGACAAGGCGACCGGGCTGGTGACCAGCACACTGGTACAGATCGATGCCGACGGCCTGAACGGCGACGATACGACACTCGACGACCTGCGAACGAATCTTGACGGCATCGCCGGTGTAAACGCAACGATCAGCGCCGGAAAGCTCACCATTGCCGCCGACTCGGCCGCAGTCGAGCTGAGCTTCAGCCAGGATAGCAGTGGCGTCCTGGCTTCGCTGGGTGTGAATAACTTCTTCACCGGCAGCACTGCCCGGGACATCAAGGTCAGCCAGACGCTCGCCGACAACCCGCAGATGCTTGCCGCGGCCAAGAACGGACAGAAGGGCGACAACCAGACGGCTCGGCTGATCGCGGCGATGGAAACGCAACCGATCGGTGCCTTCCAGGGACAAAGCCTGAAGGACAAGTATGAAGGCGTCGTCACCAGCGTCGCCACCGCCGCCGGGAGCGCAAAGAACGACGCCGAGGCCGCCCAGGGAATCCTCGAAACACTGCAGACACAGCGAGAGTCGCTTAGCGGCGTAAGCCTGGACGAAGAGGCTGTCAACCTGATGCGCGAGCAGCGCGCGTTCCAAGGCGCCGCGAGGCTGATTTCGACGGTGAACGAGTTAATGGACCTGGTGATCAACATGGCCCGGTAG